One genomic window of Devosia salina includes the following:
- the gcvH gene encoding glycine cleavage system protein GcvH, with protein MTTKFTPDHEYIRVDGTTGVVGITNYAQEQLGDIVFVELPSVGKVLKKGDEAAVVESVKAASEIYAPVAGTVTEVNEALTGEPGLVNADPEAGGWMFKIAIADAGEVDGLLDDAAYADLTK; from the coding sequence ATGACCACCAAGTTCACCCCCGATCACGAATATATCCGCGTCGACGGCACCACCGGCGTTGTCGGCATTACCAATTATGCCCAGGAGCAGCTGGGTGACATCGTCTTTGTCGAACTGCCCAGCGTGGGCAAGGTGCTCAAGAAGGGCGACGAGGCCGCCGTGGTCGAAAGCGTCAAGGCCGCCTCGGAAATCTACGCCCCCGTGGCGGGCACCGTGACTGAGGTCAATGAGGCGCTGACCGGCGAACCGGGCCTCGTCAACGCCGACCCCGAAGCGGGCGGCTGGATGTTCAAGATCGCCATTGCCGATGCTGGCGAGGTCGATGGCCTTCTCGATGACGCGGCCTATGCGGATCTGACGAAATAA
- the gcvPA gene encoding aminomethyl-transferring glycine dehydrogenase subunit GcvPA yields the protein MRYLPHSDHERADMLGVIGASDIDALFSAVPKSALKSFELDLPAHSPEFLVEAHMRALANQNHAAGDGPFFVGAGAYRHHVPATVDHLIQRSEWLTAYTPYQPEISQGTLQMLFEFQTQVAKITGMDVANASLYDGSTGTAEAVLMARRLTRRNKIVLSGGLHPHYRDVVKAYLKDDPHLECLSPSPEGQGDILDHIDSDTAAIVIQTPDFYGHLRNVEAAAEAAHAKGALLIVVITEVVSLGLLEAPGALGADIVVAEGQSIGNALNFGGPYLGLMATKKEFIRQMPGRLCGETVDADGNRGFVLTLSTREQHIRREKATSNICTNSGLCALAFSIHMGLLGEAGFVRLARLNHANAILLADALEGVPGVTVLNKTFFNEMTIRVTQPAAALVERLAQRGILAGVPAGRLLPGDPEVENLIILAATELTTEGDIAALCAALTEELA from the coding sequence ATGCGCTACCTTCCCCATTCCGACCACGAACGCGCCGACATGCTCGGCGTGATCGGCGCCAGCGATATCGACGCGCTGTTCTCCGCCGTGCCGAAATCGGCGCTGAAGAGCTTCGAGCTCGACCTGCCCGCCCACAGCCCCGAATTCCTGGTCGAGGCGCATATGCGTGCCCTTGCCAACCAGAACCACGCGGCGGGCGATGGCCCGTTCTTTGTCGGTGCCGGCGCCTATCGCCATCACGTGCCGGCCACGGTCGATCACTTGATCCAGCGGTCCGAATGGCTGACGGCCTATACGCCCTATCAGCCGGAAATCTCGCAGGGCACCCTGCAGATGCTGTTCGAATTCCAGACCCAGGTGGCCAAGATCACCGGCATGGATGTGGCCAACGCTTCGCTCTATGACGGCTCGACCGGCACCGCCGAGGCGGTGCTGATGGCCCGGCGCCTCACCCGCCGCAACAAGATCGTGCTCTCTGGTGGCCTGCACCCGCATTATCGTGACGTGGTCAAAGCCTATCTCAAGGACGACCCGCATCTCGAATGCCTCTCCCCCTCGCCCGAGGGCCAGGGCGACATTCTCGACCATATCGACAGCGACACCGCCGCCATCGTCATCCAGACCCCGGATTTCTACGGCCATCTGCGCAATGTCGAGGCGGCAGCCGAAGCCGCCCATGCCAAGGGCGCGCTGCTGATCGTGGTCATCACCGAAGTGGTGTCGCTGGGGCTTCTGGAGGCTCCCGGTGCGCTGGGCGCCGATATCGTGGTGGCCGAGGGCCAGTCCATCGGCAATGCGCTCAATTTCGGCGGGCCGTATCTGGGGCTGATGGCGACCAAGAAGGAATTCATCCGCCAGATGCCGGGCCGGCTCTGCGGGGAGACCGTCGATGCCGACGGCAATCGCGGCTTCGTGCTGACCCTGTCCACCCGCGAGCAGCATATCCGCCGCGAAAAGGCGACGTCCAACATCTGCACCAATTCGGGTCTCTGCGCCCTGGCCTTCTCGATCCATATGGGTCTTCTGGGCGAGGCGGGCTTCGTCCGGTTGGCGCGGCTCAACCACGCCAACGCGATTCTGCTGGCCGATGCGCTCGAGGGCGTGCCGGGCGTCACGGTCCTCAACAAGACCTTCTTCAACGAGATGACCATTCGCGTCACCCAGCCGGCCGCCGCCCTTGTCGAACGGCTCGCCCAGCGCGGCATCCTGGCCGGCGTCCCGGCCGGCCGTCTCCTCCCCGGTGATCCGGAGGTCGAGAACCTCATCATCCTGGCGGCGACCGAGTTGACCACCGAGGGCGACATCGCGGCCCTCTGCGCCGCGCTGACGGAGGAACTGGCATGA
- the gcvT gene encoding glycine cleavage system aminomethyltransferase GcvT — protein MAEASSEDLKQTPLYERHVTAGGRIVPFGGYALPVQYPSGIMAEHKWTREQAGLFDVSHMGPSFLSLNAPSGDPEADHAAIAAVIEPLICGDIAGLKPGQMRYTLLLNDKGGAIDDLMVGRLADSPGTLYVVVNAGTKDGDFALIAAAAGDKADLRRVDDDGLLALQGPEAVDVMATLVPDATQLGFMQVREFDWNGVPVTISRSGYTGEDGFEILVSNHMAVALWDELLVDPRVKPIGLGARDSLRLEAGLPLYGHDLDETTSPIEADLGFAVSKRRREAADFPGASRILAEREGKLARKRVGLIVDGAPAREGAEILDASGTAIGVVTSGGFAPSLGKAIALGFVPPDHAAIGNKLQVSVRGRAQPAEIVPTPFVPHRYFRKSA, from the coding sequence ATGGCCGAAGCCAGTTCCGAAGACCTCAAGCAAACCCCGCTCTATGAGCGTCATGTAACGGCCGGTGGCCGCATCGTGCCGTTCGGCGGCTATGCGCTCCCCGTGCAATATCCCAGCGGCATCATGGCCGAGCACAAATGGACCCGCGAACAGGCGGGCCTGTTCGATGTCAGCCATATGGGCCCGAGCTTTCTCAGCCTCAACGCCCCCAGCGGCGACCCGGAGGCGGACCACGCCGCGATCGCCGCCGTGATCGAGCCCCTGATCTGTGGCGACATTGCCGGCTTGAAGCCCGGACAGATGCGCTACACGCTGCTGCTCAACGACAAGGGCGGCGCTATTGACGACCTCATGGTCGGCCGGCTCGCCGACAGCCCCGGCACGCTTTATGTCGTGGTCAATGCCGGAACCAAGGACGGTGACTTCGCGCTGATCGCGGCGGCCGCTGGTGACAAGGCCGACCTGCGGCGCGTGGACGATGACGGTCTCCTGGCCCTACAAGGGCCAGAAGCCGTCGATGTCATGGCGACGCTGGTTCCCGACGCCACCCAGCTGGGCTTCATGCAGGTGCGTGAATTCGACTGGAATGGCGTGCCCGTTACCATTTCCCGCTCCGGCTATACCGGCGAGGACGGGTTCGAAATTCTTGTGTCCAACCACATGGCCGTGGCGCTGTGGGATGAATTGCTGGTCGATCCTCGCGTCAAGCCCATCGGCCTGGGCGCACGCGACAGCCTCCGACTCGAAGCGGGCCTGCCGCTCTACGGCCACGACCTCGACGAAACCACCTCCCCCATCGAAGCCGATCTCGGCTTTGCCGTCTCCAAGCGCCGCCGCGAAGCCGCCGACTTCCCGGGCGCCAGCCGCATCCTGGCCGAGCGCGAGGGCAAGCTTGCCCGCAAGCGTGTCGGCCTGATCGTCGACGGCGCTCCCGCCCGTGAAGGCGCCGAAATCCTCGATGCATCCGGCACGGCCATTGGCGTCGTCACCAGCGGCGGCTTTGCGCCCTCGTTGGGGAAGGCCATTGCGCTGGGCTTTGTCCCGCCCGACCATGCCGCCATCGGCAACAAGCTTCAGGTCTCGGTGCGCGGCCGCGCCCAGCCGGCCGAGATCGTGCCCACCCCGTTCGTCCCCCATCGCTATTTCCGCAAGTCAGCCTGA